From a region of the Mytilus galloprovincialis chromosome 3, xbMytGall1.hap1.1, whole genome shotgun sequence genome:
- the LOC143067763 gene encoding uncharacterized protein LOC143067763 isoform X10, giving the protein MKAKRGKYRLSPNEEAQLVKDETERRRKQRIIQVREQSKQNAEKIRQAVKLERDRQVTKLAVELQNQLEQEKDEKVRKLEAQYENSLKSIGQGHKEAGEQYDRTEERELLQQEDNRRADARGSAAMDKLKRERMFREFEETKQIKARQAALDEERKRAAMIASLPPPDPDPLLDINIPTKKPVKMTDVDNFTTTHYHILEQYSIDKANPITQGDARAAAEEEERRIRERSQELVRLSNDRMARARVRHNNALEKEILSHDCDKMMMDLSDLQRADRERRLHVVANIPKQVFEPPHKRVEDREDHQRNLETAFEDMYMAQTDYVGDLSLALDPHPPPETPSATESLEVSMMTEGTPVQEPTLPRIPPVLKDMTNLPRTQGEKSPVKKPEKVLKKLMDKIKSQRDEWISKSNVDLDIPDDTTIKVQESGRNEFTASRHVPGTQTDEVPTKLSAPEGTADISVDSVLEQQKELDPILNLMAYGTNMINQKRVLEEKLKALEREHAAYKQTAQSTLSHNEGYPPVHTQLMNGHAVPREQMSSGYSWSVPQSMHQPPLSTGSITAKPNLTTAGASQPQIQQQYMPVPQIQQQYMPVPQIQQQYMSVQHTDRIGMTVSEQPYPLPVTLLPREPVVASLPKQYIPLSHRQQGDMPQLSTVNVSSRMQPPTYTSALSQIQTQHEAGSYGVRQPAVQSQQQYVPPSVAPVSVFSRESVHHPPSLSMSSLSGSSGEYYPQTFPTPSLPIPSTVGLIPVTSYAAQQDQTKKIKDYQQYLLQRHEQSKKVLADTRAEIEKRRQELLHRFPQLAGQSPETSKGDEQLPVVDSQANIPPPPPSEVIQTNTQTTELSPSKTAISSLVTQLASDPYYAQRLGLEKEKNSKAEVSQTNNKYRDVRKSLPFDESLQESPYTQVHDSGGKFRQTEFDSTMESDDRRDLDDTVMSSSTDRGSPKLPMNGRRSAQSTESDMDTSGLSTGKDHNEIYDNRQQELKKQLEEIQKQKEAILQRHDMAHLRLHAEQERLKYQMAEEEKRLTPDVTSEDSTTEVDTDEERRGEILTTKHLRGPPQKQKLNLLGEHRPHELSTIQEVDTPRSAQRSLESGKPSLSSSGSSLSRRSLDSYQMSTGTIPEEKEPQEQFVTPTYRRTAGETGYQTQQIEQILERAREFDPSVVERLKQQTNDIFSNIATPPQKGGTPGSNLSLSMGSLTPDSLSTGPISDSNVSTQYNSPSDAPAFKIVNQKGKDNSRSDSSYRSGMSWADELSSYSGQYHSMKMDDSSKTSADSRLEPSSRVLNSSSQEKLNLQAMDDKRPSKSPADRKYDVFHMKLEHPSIEKPGSQFIFKHADESISSDSSSRLNIQELSEITPLEKSNKQGELSQYPLLDKSGQMEQSSSDDRSRGYTSSSAVNESSARESPLGGAEDNVEDSKLLRTGESLASTATSASSYMDLDAVSGINRPFDFIGQFKLTGRDQSVPNSSDDLIDLDSSKYTEKGGFTSTPYTTDDKISSQLLSEPSQYDLTPGDIQVRSGAIPQQSFGLSSNQTPAFVSRSGDFGSDFSDQGSGEKKVGATLSQYSLKSETPGVTLIGKELSQYTIGSENVSPLSQYSIETTENISPDPAIKSLSQYSLEPSASHDIKDDSSLSQHSLDPSRQISGFGLSKGDKSMTQYSYSTDLTAETTQSSGRDHVDGHLSQYSLQTNEKSLTHGQLSDLDLMHTTKLPSTDNLSLSQHALDSTNDDNDSIVEKKFANLDNLIRESRDLIAKHKKLITKNKDWEEQSTESTPERKNENQNSNNNNLIEMMGLRLEPEVISTKLDTSESSFNVTDDVSPMMITASSADMTQDHFKTADSLSVDNSVGHKYGDSALSRLSQLDTTAGISDEPDLTLVTESSEVSINQEGQLTHRSECSNNDDSVWSFEQHEQSARSSPDITENDFPDLGEEEDHSGLAGQTLQESFDRRQQSMSSVKRDAGEDVVFRAVPVVVSPTLSFSMKLNSDIKPKAPLTWASELKGEQELPVLAAGAKPSFKLADPKHVTKKDSDNKKFEKPVTAVSKSKSSGNLNRALQPRSAGSIPSISTSSSDEKSLGHSKSAGIISLGDFLKRQLSNEDDNTAKSESFSQKNNSALVTTKNKPGPSINTKPASVSKPSPSFYGKAKESSKGSSYSIGKKAETGTSSSGKPGIYGKSQGGKPAGNSHMSKTLSSWKKSRAVKSSGPPPPPKQSSHFPNGVTEFPKPSSRSEEEEAYERRMRAYNPRLFRLQNRLGIEEPEEIPSEEKKKSPKSRETTEEKQKRAAASRDKVKEFQKRMIQLFTINAPKTAKLQENMRKKQLQKKQSS; this is encoded by the exons ATGAAGGCTAAAAGAGGAAAGTATAGATTGAGTCCAAATGAAGAGGCACAGCTAGTTAAAGATGAAACTGAGCGAAGACGTAAACAAAGAATTATACAA GTAAGAGAACAGTCCAAGCAAAATGCTGAAAAGATTAGACAAGCAGTAAAACTAGAAAGAGACAGACAAGTTACTAAATTGGCAGTAGAATTACAG AATCAGTTGGAACAAGAGAAAGATGAAAAAGTAAGGAAGTTGGAAGCTCAGtatgaaaattcattgaaaagcataggtcaaggtcataaagAGGCAGGCGAACAA TATGACAGAACTGAAGAAAGGGAGCTCctgcagcaagaagataacagaaGAGCTGATGCAAGAGGATCAGCAGCCATGGACAAACTCAAACGTGAAAGAATGTTTCGGGAGTTTGAAgagacaaaacaaataaaagctAG ACAAGCTGCTTTAGATGAAGAGAGAAAAAGAGCTGCTATGATTGCTTCATTGCCACCACCAGATCCTGATCCACTTCTAGATATCAACATACCAACAA aaaaACCTGTAAAGATGACTGATGTAGATAATTTTACCACAACACATTACCATATTTTAGAACAATATTCCATTGATAAGGCTAATCCTATTACACAG ggAGATGCTCGAGCAGCAGCTGAGGAAGAAGAGAGAAGAATTAGGGAGAGATCTCAGGAGTTAGTCAGACTGAGTAATGATAGAATGGCCAGGGCAAGAGTCAGACATAATAATGCTCTGGAAAAAGAAATACTTAGTCAT GACTGTGATAAGATGATGATGGATCTTAGTGATTTACAGAGAGCAGACAGAGAAAGGAGATTACACGTTGTTGCAAACATTCCA AAACAAGTTTTTGAGCCACCTCACAAAAGGGTAGAAGACAGAGAAGACCACCAgagaaatttagaaacagcatttGAAGACATGTACATGGCTCAAACAG aTTATGTAGGTGATTTAAGTCTAGCATTAGACCCACACCCACCTCCAGAGACGCCTTCTGCCACAGAATCATTAGAGGTATCCATGATGACTGAAGGAACACCTGTCCAGGAACCTACATTACCCAGAATTCCACCTGTTCTTAAAGATATGACTAATTTACCAAGAACACAGGGAGAAAAGTCACCAGTAAAGAAACCAG AAAAAGTGTTAAAAAAGTTAATGGATAAAATAAAATCCCAAAGAGATGAATGGATATCTAAATCTAATGTTGATCTTGATATTCCTGATGATACTACAATTAAG GTACAAGAATCTGGTAGGAATGAGTTTACTGCATCTAGACATGTTCCTGGTACTCAGACAGATGAGGTTCCTACCAAACTCAGTGCTCCTGAAGGTACAGCTGACATATCTGTTGACTCAGTATTAGAACAACAGAAAGAGTTAGA TCCGATATTAAATCTGATGGCGTATGGTACTAATATGAT aaaccaAAAACGAGTGTTAGAGGAAAAATTGAAAGCTCTAGAAAGGGAACATGCTGCATACAAACAAACAGCCCAATCTACATTATCTCATAATGAAGGGTATCCTCCCGTACATACCCAGCTTATGAATGGACATGCTGTACCTAGAGAACAGATGTCCTCTGGATATTCTTGGTCTGTACCACAAAGTATGCATCAACCTCCATTGTCAACTGGTTCCATCACAGCAAAACCAAATTTGACAACAGCTGGTGCATCCCAGCCACAAATCCAACAACAGTATATGCCAGTGCCACAAATCCAACAACAGTATATGCCAGTGCCACAAATCCAACAACAGTACATGTCAGTGCAGCATACTGACAGAATCGGTATGACAGTATCAGAACAACCATATCCCTTACCAGTTACTCTGTTGCCAAGGGAACCAGTTGTAGCATCATTACCAAAGCAGTACATTCCTTTATCTCATCGACAACAGGGGGACATGCCCCAACTGTCAACAGTAAATGTTAGTAGTAGGATGCAGCCTCCAACCTACACATCAGCCCTCTCACAGATCCAGACCCAGCATGAAGCTGGAAGTTATGGAGTGAGACAGCCAGCAGTCCAATCACAGCAACAATATGTTCCTCCCAGTGTAGCACCAGTTTCTGTGTTTAGTCGTGAGTCTGTTCATCATCCTCCTTCATTGTCAATGAGTTCATTATCTGGGTCATCTGGAGAGTACTATCCACAGACTTTTCCTACTCCATCTCTTCCCATTCCATCCACGGTCGGTCTGATACCAGTAACATCCTATGCTGCTCAACAAGACCAAACTAAAAAGATAAAAGATTATCAACAATATTTACTACAACGTCATGAACAAAGTAAAAAGGTGCTGGCTGATACTAGAgctgaaattgaaaaaagacgACAGGAGTTACTTCATAGGTTTCCACAATTAGCTGGTCAATCTCCTGAAACCAGCAAAGGAGATGAACAACTCCCAGTAGTAGATAGTCAAGCAAATATTCCTCCACCTCCCCCTTCTGAGGTAATCCAGACTAATACACAAACAACAGAACTATCACCAAGTAAGACAGCTATATCATCACTCGTGACACAACTGGCTTCAGATCCATACTATGCACAAAGATTGGGACTTGAGAAAGAGAAAAACAGTAAAGCAGAAGTTAGTCAGACTAATAATAAATATAGAGATGTAAGAAAGTCTCTTCCTTTTGATGAATCTCTTCAGGAATCACCTTACACTCAAGTTCATGATTCTGGGGGTAAATTTAGACAGACAGAATTCGACTCTACAATGGAATCAGATGATAGAAGAGATTTAGATGATACAGTAATGTCATCATCTACAGACAGAGGGAGCCCTAAATTACCAATGAACGGAAGACGATCAGCCCAGTCAACCGAATCAGATATGGATACATCAGGTCTGAGTACAGGAAAAGATCATAATGAAATATATGATAACAGACAACAGGAATTAAAGAAACAATTAGAAGAAATACAGAAACAGAAAGAGGCCATATTACAGAGGCATGATATGGCACATCTTAGACTTCATGCTGAACAGGAGAGACTTAAATACCAGATGGCAGAGGAGGAGAAAAGATTGACTCCTGATGTCACTTCAGAAG atTCAACAACAGAGGTAGACACTGATGAGGAAAGGAGAGGAGAAATATTGACAACTAAGCACCTGAGAGGTCCACCACAGAAACAAAAGTTAAATCTTCTTGGTGAACATAGACCCCATGAGCTTAGTACCATACAG GAGGTAGATACTCCCAGGAGTGCACAGAGATCTTTAGAATCTGGGAAGCCAAGCCTTTCATCCAGTGGCAGTTCATTGTCCAGAAGATCACTGGATTCCTACCAGATGTCTACAGGAACCATCCCAGAGGAGAAGGAACCACAGGAACAGTTTGTCACACCCACTTATCGTAGGACGGCAGGAGAGACTGGCTACCAAACTCAGCAAATCGAACAGATACTGGAAAGAGCTAGAGAGTTTGACCCTAGTGTTGTAGAACGACTGAAGCAACAAACCAATGATattttttccaatattgctaCACCCCCACAGAAAGGAGGCACCCCAGGGAGTAACTTGTCATTATCCATGGGATCACTAACTCCTGATTCTTTATCAACAG GTCCCATCAGTGACAGTAATGTATCTACGCAGTATAACTCTCCTTCAGATGCCCCAGCTTTTAAGATTGTCAATCAAAAAGGAAAAGACAATAGCCGTAGTGACAGCTCATACCGTAGCGGAATGTCATGGGCTGATGAATTATCAAGCTACAGTGGACAATATCATTCCATGAAGATGGATGACAGTAGTAAAACATCAGCAGATTCTAGACTGGAACCAAGTTCTAGGGTGCTTAATTCTTCTAGTCAGGAAAAACTAAACCTTCAAGCAATGGATGATAAAAGACCAAGTAAAAGTCCAGCGGACAGGAAATATGATGTATTTCATATGAAACTAGAACATCCAAGTATAGAAAAACCAGGCAGCCAATTCATCTTTAAGCATGCGGATGAAAGTATTTCTTCTGATTCTTCCAGTAGGTTAAATATACAAGAACTGTCAGAAATAACTCCTTTAGAGAAATCAAATAAACAAGGTGAACTTTCTCAGTATCCATTACTTGACAAATCTGGACAGATGGAACAGTCATCTAGTGATGATCGTTCTAGGGGATATACTTCTAGTTCTGCTGTGAATGAATCATCTGCTAGAGAATCACCATTGGGAGGCGCTGAAGACAATGTGGAAGACAGCAAACTTCTGAGAACTGGCGAAAGCTTAGCATCAACTGCTACATCTGCAAGTAGCTACATGGATCTAGATGCTGTGAGTGGAATAAATAGACCTTTTGATTTCATTGGTCAGTTTAAATTAACTGGAAGAGATCAGTCTGTGCCTAACTCAAGTGATGATTTAATAGATTTGGATTCCAGCAAATATACAGAAAAAGGTGGTTTTACCAGCACACCATACACAACAGATGATAAGATCTCATCACAGCTATTGTCAGAACCATCTCAGTATGATTTGACTCCAGGGGACATCCAAGTAAGAAGTGGAGCTATTCCTCAACAATCTTTTGGCTTAAGTTCAAACCAAACTCCTGCATTTGTTTCAAGAAGTGGTGATTTTGGATCTGATTTTTCTGACCAGGGGTCTGGTGAAAAGAAAGTTGGTGCAACGTTAAGTCAGTATAGTTTAAAATCTGAAACACCAGGAGTTACTCTGATTGGTAAAGAACTAAGTCAGTACACCATTGGGTCAGAAAATGTGTCACCACTTAGTCAATATAGTATTGAAACCACAGAAAATATTTCCCCTGACCCAGCAATTAAATCTTTATCCCAGTATAGTTTGGAACCTTCTGCTAGCCATGACATCAAAGATGATTCCTCACTGAGTCAACATAGTCTTGATCCGTCAAGGCAAATATCTGGCTTCGGTTTatcaaagggagacaaatccATGACACAATACAGCTATAGCACTGATTTAACTGCAGAGACAACTCAGTCTTCAGGGCGGGATCATGTTGATGGACATTTAAGTCAATATTCGCTCCAAACAAATGAAAAGTCTTTAACCCATGGACAGCTAAGTGACTTAGATTTAATGCATACTACAAAATTACCTTCTACAGATAATTTGTCTCTTAGTCAGCATGCTTTAGATTCTACAAATGATGACAATGACAGCATTGTAGagaaaaaatttgcaaatttagacaatttaataCGGGAATCACGAGATCTCATTGCAAAACATAAGAAGTTAATTACAAAAAACAAAGATTGGGAAGAACAATCAACAGAATCTACACCTGAGAGGAAAAATGAAAATCAGAATAGTAACAATAACAATTTGATTGAAATGATGGGCCTTAGATTAGAGCCAGAAGTGATATCAACAAAGCTGGATACATCAGAGTCCAGTTTTAATGTGACAGATGATGTCAGTCCAATGATGATCACAGCTTCTAGTGCTGATATGACACAGGACCACTTCAAGACGGCTGATTCTCTCTCTGTGGATAATAGTGTAGGACACAAGTATGGAGATTCAGCTCTTTCACGGTTGTCACAG ctTGACACTACAGCAGGTATTTCTGATGAACCAGACTTGACATTGGTAACGGAAAGTTCTGAAGTCAGCATAAATCAAGAAGGACAACTCACTCATCGATCAGAGTGTAGCAATAATGATGATTCAGTATGGTCATTTGAACAACATGAGCAAAGCGCCAGAAGTTCTCCAGACATAACAGAGAATGATTTTCCTGATTTAG GGGAAGAAGAGGACCACTCAGGCCTAGCTGGTCAGACATTACAAGAATCATTTGATAGAAGACAGCAGTCAATGTCTTCAGTGAAACGAGATGCAGGAGAAGATGTTGTGTTTAGAGCTGTTCCTGTTGTAGTCAGTCCAACGTTATCATTCTCTATGAAGTTAAATTCTGATATAAAACCAAAGGCACCTTTAACATGGGCATCAGAATTAAAAGGGGAACAAGAATTACCTGTTTTGGCAGCTGGTGCAAAGCCTAGTTTTAAGCTTGCTGATCCAAAGCATGTAACTAAGAAAGATTCAGATAATAAGAAATTTGAGAAACCAGTAACAGCAGTATCAAAGTCAAAGTCATCAGGAAATTTGAATCGAGCTCTTCAGCCTAGAAGTGCAGGATCCATCCCATCAATTTCAACATCTAGTAGTGATGAGAAATCTCTAGGACATTCTAAATCTGCTGGTATTATTAGTCTTGGAGATTTCTTAAAAAGGCAACTTTCAAATGAAGATGACAATACAGCAAAGTCTGAATCATTTTCTCAAAAAAATAACTCTGCTCTGGTAACAACAAAGAATAAACCAGGACCTAGCATCAATACTAAACCAGCTTCTGTGAGTAAACCTTCTCCGTCTTTCTATGGAAAGGCAAAGGAGTCATCAAAAGGGTCATCTTATAGCATAGGAAAGAAGGCAGAAACAGGAACCAGTTCAAGTGGGAAACCAGGAATATATGGGAAATCTCAGGGAGGGAAACCAGCAGGAAATTCTCATATGTCCAAAACATTGTCTTCATGGAAGAAAAGCAGAGCAGTAAAATCATCAG GGCCTCCTCCACCACCCAAACAATCTTCTCATTTTCCCAATGGAGTTACAGAATTCCCTAAACCAAGTTCTAGAAGTGAAGAAGAGGAGGCTTATGAACGTCGTATGAG